A window from Aeromonas rivipollensis encodes these proteins:
- a CDS encoding recombinase family protein — MALVGYARVSTVGQSLDTQLQALAECSKIFQEKVSGASDDRPQLALLLDCVNEGDVVMVTKLDRLARNTRHLLEISEYLQQRQVALRILNLGVDTSTPTGKLMLTMIGAIATFERELMLERQAEGIELAKQRGVYKGRKPTAMAKGEEVLALVERGLPRAEVARRTGISVSSVQRILRTTEK; from the coding sequence ATGGCACTGGTAGGTTATGCACGCGTGAGCACGGTAGGCCAGAGCCTGGATACCCAGCTTCAAGCGCTGGCCGAGTGCAGCAAGATTTTCCAAGAGAAGGTGAGCGGCGCCAGCGATGACCGGCCCCAACTCGCCCTGCTGTTGGATTGTGTGAATGAGGGGGATGTGGTGATGGTGACCAAGCTGGATCGCCTGGCACGCAACACTCGCCACCTGTTGGAAATTTCGGAGTACCTGCAACAGCGACAAGTGGCCCTGCGCATCTTGAACCTAGGCGTCGACACCTCAACCCCGACCGGCAAGTTGATGCTGACCATGATCGGCGCCATCGCCACCTTCGAGCGGGAGCTGATGCTGGAACGCCAAGCCGAGGGAATTGAGCTCGCCAAGCAACGCGGGGTCTATAAGGGCCGCAAACCCACAGCCATGGCGAAAGGGGAAGAGGTGCTGGCCTTGGTCGAGCGAGGGCTACCCAGAGCCGAAGTTGCAAGACGGACGGGGATCAGCGTTTCCAGTGTGCAACGCATCCTCAGGACAACAGAAAAATAA
- a CDS encoding lambda-exonuclease family protein — translation MKAKTYGQARRLASTTELTREQWLDIRQLGIGSSDAAVAVGLSPYKCPLTLWLEKTARKAPDDISQKEAVLWGAELEPVLAKVYAKRTGYKVRRVNAVLQHPEHTFMLANLDREVVGHPDGPGILEIKTASYHSAPQWEEGVPVAYQCQVLHQLAVTGHAWAEVAVLIGGQDFRIYRIERDEEKIGDLIRREAQFWQLVRQDWQPEPDGSSDAAAALGWLFPRDDGQTVDLSDSPEFNQLFGQLLQLREQKEVVEQQESLIKQRLQATLGEATAGLFANGKITWKRSKDRLAPDLERLGQDHPDLLSHYVKPVPGIRRFTIQSQRQTS, via the coding sequence ACTGAACTGACCCGCGAGCAATGGCTGGATATCCGCCAGCTGGGGATCGGCTCTTCCGATGCCGCCGTGGCGGTCGGCCTCTCCCCTTACAAATGCCCATTGACGTTGTGGCTTGAGAAAACGGCGCGCAAGGCACCGGACGATATCTCTCAGAAAGAGGCGGTGTTGTGGGGTGCCGAGCTGGAGCCGGTATTGGCAAAGGTCTACGCCAAGCGCACCGGCTACAAGGTGCGCCGGGTCAATGCGGTACTCCAGCATCCCGAGCATACCTTTATGCTCGCCAACCTCGATCGGGAGGTGGTCGGCCACCCCGATGGTCCCGGCATTCTGGAGATCAAGACCGCCAGCTATCACAGTGCCCCCCAGTGGGAGGAAGGCGTACCGGTCGCCTATCAGTGTCAGGTACTGCATCAACTCGCCGTCACCGGCCATGCCTGGGCCGAGGTGGCGGTGCTCATCGGCGGTCAGGATTTTCGGATCTACCGCATCGAGCGCGACGAGGAGAAGATCGGCGATCTTATCCGGCGGGAAGCGCAGTTCTGGCAGCTGGTGCGGCAAGACTGGCAACCCGAGCCCGACGGTTCCAGCGATGCCGCCGCCGCACTGGGCTGGCTGTTCCCCCGCGACGACGGCCAAACAGTCGATCTCTCCGACTCCCCCGAGTTCAACCAGTTGTTCGGGCAACTGCTGCAACTGCGGGAACAAAAGGAAGTGGTCGAGCAACAGGAGTCCCTGATCAAGCAGCGACTGCAAGCCACCCTGGGTGAAGCCACCGCCGGGCTGTTCGCGAACGGCAAGATCACCTGGAAACGCAGCAAAGATAGGTTGGCACCGGATCTGGAGCGGCTTGGGCAGGATCACCCCGATCTGCTCAGCCATTACGTCAAACCGGTGCCCGGCATTCGCCGCTTCACCATTCAATCCCAGAGGCAAACATCATGA